In Carya illinoinensis cultivar Pawnee chromosome 9, C.illinoinensisPawnee_v1, whole genome shotgun sequence, the following are encoded in one genomic region:
- the LOC122276170 gene encoding O-fucosyltransferase 2-like isoform X1: MASIPTTLSDTALESAGKTNEQEPHELGEVGVSDRAELNKARSGSFHARSNSPTSRSRQDSPSHSPRFSPSRLSNSDRSQASSFSDLKLLGFLWDRKLQLKAQQKGKRKAAKSWYSRKRVKGLVALIGLVGLFFLVNWIMLLRLQDQAVDSKAENSSSVSVPQREEEKWRKGKGKRPQRGIYGRMLALAAHALAERQNKPEPKDLWQEPFVPASAWRPCAEQRNWEPSDGNNGHILVTANGGVNQQRVAVCNAVVVARLLNSTLVVPRFLYSSVWKDKSQFSDIYQEEHFINYLTPDIRIVKELPKDLQSLDLEAVGSVVTDEDITKEAKPSFYLKKILPILFKNRVVHFVGFGNRLAFDPIPFQLQRLRCRCNFLALQFVPKIQETGALLLQRLRRHVGLPGALDRYLIGSSAASSNNESSSGAKKTSKYLALHLRFEIDMVAHSLCEFGGGEEERQELEAYREIHFPALTLLKKTTKLPSPEELRSEGLCPLTPEEAILMLAALGFRRKTHIFVAGSQIYGGQSRLGALTSLYPNLVTKEKLLSSAELEPFVNFSSQLAALDFIGCTAANAFAMTDSGSQFSSLVSGYRIYYGGGKMPTIRPNKRRLADIFLKNSTIEWRVFEQRVRKAVRQTKHVQARPKARSVYRFPRCRECMCRTD, encoded by the exons ATGGCCTCAATCCCTACTACCCTCTCAGACACCGCTCTCGAATCTGCCGGTAAAACGAACGAGCAAGAACCGCATGAGCTTGGCGAGGTCGGGGTTTCTGATCGGGCTGAGCTTAACAAGGCCAGGTCCGGCTCGTTTCACGCCCGGTCCAACTCACCCACTTCGAGGAGCCGACAGGACTCGCCGAGTCACTCCCCGAGGTTCAGCCCGAGTCGGCTCTCGAACTCTGACCGTTCCCAAGCGTCATCTTTTTCGGATCTCAAGTTGCTAGGGTTTCTATGGGACCGGAAGCTGCAATTGAAAGCTCAGCAAAAGGGGAAGAGGAAGGCTGCCAAATCATGGTATAGTAGAAAGCGTGTGAAAGGGCTCGTGGCCCTAATTGGATTGGtgggtttgtttttcttggTGAATTGGATTATGCTTTTGCGATTACAGGATCAAGCTGTTGATTCTAAAGCTGAGAATTCGAGTTCGGTTTCGGTCCCGCAACGTGAAGAG GAAAAATGGAGGAAAGGTAAAGGCAAAAGACCACAGAGAGGTATCTACGGCAGGATGTTGGCTTTGGCTGCCCATGCCTTGGCCGAG AGACAGAATAAACCCGAGCCAAAAGACTTGTGGCAGGAGCCATTTGTTCCCGCTTCTGCTTGGAGACCTTGTGCTGAACAACGGAACTGGGAACCCagtg ATGGAAATAATGGACACATTTTGGTAACTGCAAATGGTGGGGTGAACCAACAGCGAGTTGCT GTTTGCAATGCAGTTGTGGTCGCACGATTACTTAATTCAACTCTGGTTGTTCCCAGATTTTTGTACAGTAGTGTATGGAAAGATAAGAG TCAATTCAGCGATATCTATCAGGAGGAGCATTTTATTAACTACTTGACTCCTGATATTCGGATAGTGAAGGAACTTCCTAAGGATCTGCAATCATTAGATTTGGAGGCTGTTGGCAGTGTT GTGACGGATGAAGACATCACGAAAGAGGCCAAACCAAGTTTTTACTTAAAGAAGATTCTCCCTATTCTATTTAAGAATAGAGTCGTACATTTTGTTGGATTTGGGAATCGATTGGCATTTGACCCAATTCCATTTCAGTTGCAG AGACTTCGATGCAGATGTAATTTTCTTGCACTGCAATTTGTTCCAAAAATTCAAGAAACTGGTGCTTTGCTTCTTCAAAGGTTACGCCGGCATGTAGGTCTCCCTGGAGCACTGGATCGTTATCTTATTGGTTCATCTGCAGCATCAAGTAATAATGAAAGCAGTAGCGGTGCTAAGAAAACTTCCAAATATCTAGCCCTGCACCTGAGATTTGAAATTGACATGGTAGCTCATTCTTTATGTGAATTTGGTGGGGGTGAAGAAGAGAGGCAAGAGTTGGAAGCATATCGTGAAATCCATTTCCCTGCATTGACACTTCTCAAGAAGACCACAAA GTTACCCTCTCCTGAAGAACTCAGGTCAGAAGGCCTTTGCCCTCTAACACCTGAGGAAGCAATACTTATGCTTGCTGCACTTGGTTTCAGACGCAAGACACATATATTTGTGGCAGGTTCACAAATATATGGGGGTCAGTCTAGGTTGGGAGCTTTGACCAGCTTGTATCCTAATTTGGTTACTAAAGAAAAGCTGCTTTCATCGGCTGAACTTGAACCATTTGTGAATTTTTCATCTCAG TTAGCGGCTCTGGATTTCATAGGCTGTACTGCTGCAAATGCATTTGCCATGACTGATTCAGGGAGTCAGTTTTCATCTTTAGTGTCTGGATATCGAATATACTATGGTGGAGGGAAAATGCCAACAATAAGACCAAATAAACGCAGGCTTGCAGACATCTTTTTGAAGAATTCCACCATAGAATGGCGCGTGTTTGAACAGAGAGTGAGGAAGGCAGTTAGACAAACTAAACATGTCCAGGCAAGGCCGAAGGCGAGGAGTGTTTACAGGTTTCCACGGTGTAGAGAGTGTATGTGCAGGACCGATTAA
- the LOC122276170 gene encoding O-fucosyltransferase 15-like isoform X2 — MGPEAAIESSAKGEEEGCQIMDQAVDSKAENSSSVSVPQREEEKWRKGKGKRPQRGIYGRMLALAAHALAERQNKPEPKDLWQEPFVPASAWRPCAEQRNWEPSDGNNGHILVTANGGVNQQRVAVCNAVVVARLLNSTLVVPRFLYSSVWKDKSQFSDIYQEEHFINYLTPDIRIVKELPKDLQSLDLEAVGSVVTDEDITKEAKPSFYLKKILPILFKNRVVHFVGFGNRLAFDPIPFQLQRLRCRCNFLALQFVPKIQETGALLLQRLRRHVGLPGALDRYLIGSSAASSNNESSSGAKKTSKYLALHLRFEIDMVAHSLCEFGGGEEERQELEAYREIHFPALTLLKKTTKLPSPEELRSEGLCPLTPEEAILMLAALGFRRKTHIFVAGSQIYGGQSRLGALTSLYPNLVTKEKLLSSAELEPFVNFSSQLAALDFIGCTAANAFAMTDSGSQFSSLVSGYRIYYGGGKMPTIRPNKRRLADIFLKNSTIEWRVFEQRVRKAVRQTKHVQARPKARSVYRFPRCRECMCRTD, encoded by the exons ATGGGACCGGAAGCTGCAATTGAAAGCTCAGCAAAAGGGGAAGAGGAAGGCTGCCAAATCATG GATCAAGCTGTTGATTCTAAAGCTGAGAATTCGAGTTCGGTTTCGGTCCCGCAACGTGAAGAG GAAAAATGGAGGAAAGGTAAAGGCAAAAGACCACAGAGAGGTATCTACGGCAGGATGTTGGCTTTGGCTGCCCATGCCTTGGCCGAG AGACAGAATAAACCCGAGCCAAAAGACTTGTGGCAGGAGCCATTTGTTCCCGCTTCTGCTTGGAGACCTTGTGCTGAACAACGGAACTGGGAACCCagtg ATGGAAATAATGGACACATTTTGGTAACTGCAAATGGTGGGGTGAACCAACAGCGAGTTGCT GTTTGCAATGCAGTTGTGGTCGCACGATTACTTAATTCAACTCTGGTTGTTCCCAGATTTTTGTACAGTAGTGTATGGAAAGATAAGAG TCAATTCAGCGATATCTATCAGGAGGAGCATTTTATTAACTACTTGACTCCTGATATTCGGATAGTGAAGGAACTTCCTAAGGATCTGCAATCATTAGATTTGGAGGCTGTTGGCAGTGTT GTGACGGATGAAGACATCACGAAAGAGGCCAAACCAAGTTTTTACTTAAAGAAGATTCTCCCTATTCTATTTAAGAATAGAGTCGTACATTTTGTTGGATTTGGGAATCGATTGGCATTTGACCCAATTCCATTTCAGTTGCAG AGACTTCGATGCAGATGTAATTTTCTTGCACTGCAATTTGTTCCAAAAATTCAAGAAACTGGTGCTTTGCTTCTTCAAAGGTTACGCCGGCATGTAGGTCTCCCTGGAGCACTGGATCGTTATCTTATTGGTTCATCTGCAGCATCAAGTAATAATGAAAGCAGTAGCGGTGCTAAGAAAACTTCCAAATATCTAGCCCTGCACCTGAGATTTGAAATTGACATGGTAGCTCATTCTTTATGTGAATTTGGTGGGGGTGAAGAAGAGAGGCAAGAGTTGGAAGCATATCGTGAAATCCATTTCCCTGCATTGACACTTCTCAAGAAGACCACAAA GTTACCCTCTCCTGAAGAACTCAGGTCAGAAGGCCTTTGCCCTCTAACACCTGAGGAAGCAATACTTATGCTTGCTGCACTTGGTTTCAGACGCAAGACACATATATTTGTGGCAGGTTCACAAATATATGGGGGTCAGTCTAGGTTGGGAGCTTTGACCAGCTTGTATCCTAATTTGGTTACTAAAGAAAAGCTGCTTTCATCGGCTGAACTTGAACCATTTGTGAATTTTTCATCTCAG TTAGCGGCTCTGGATTTCATAGGCTGTACTGCTGCAAATGCATTTGCCATGACTGATTCAGGGAGTCAGTTTTCATCTTTAGTGTCTGGATATCGAATATACTATGGTGGAGGGAAAATGCCAACAATAAGACCAAATAAACGCAGGCTTGCAGACATCTTTTTGAAGAATTCCACCATAGAATGGCGCGTGTTTGAACAGAGAGTGAGGAAGGCAGTTAGACAAACTAAACATGTCCAGGCAAGGCCGAAGGCGAGGAGTGTTTACAGGTTTCCACGGTGTAGAGAGTGTATGTGCAGGACCGATTAA